Proteins found in one Paralichthys olivaceus isolate ysfri-2021 chromosome 19, ASM2471397v2, whole genome shotgun sequence genomic segment:
- the gata4 gene encoding transcription factor GATA-4, protein MYQGIMTTNHGPPSYEAGFLHNASAGTSPVYVPTTRVVTPMIPALPYLQTPGASQQSSPVSSHSAWAQPGADSVPSYNHSPVSPRFTFSTSPPMSSGVAAARETAASYASPLNISANGREHYGARGLSGSYHSPYTAYMSPNMGGTWPASPFDSQVLHGLQTGATPTRHPNIDLFDDFAEGRECVNCGAMSTPLWRRDGTGHYLCNACGLYHKMNGINRPLIKPQRRLSASRRVGLSCTNCHTTTTTLWRRNAEGEPVCNACGLYMKLHGVPRPLAMKKEGIQTRKRKPKNLNKSQTGTPGCEGTPVTPSSTPRNATGSISSGGSTEEPRQIKTEPEAHSLFTHHSTHSQISALPAYMAAQGGAIPLKMSPGGHSGSSGAKAEPWSSLILA, encoded by the exons ATGTACCAGGGCATAATGACCACCAACCACGGACCCCCTTCCTATGAGGCCGGATTTCTGCACAACGCCTCGGCGGGCACCTCCCCGGTTTATGTGCCCACGACACGGGTCGTCACCCCCATGATCCCGGCGCTGCCTTACCTCCAGACGCCCGGCGCGTCGCAGCAGAGCAGCCCCGTGTCGAGCCACTCCGCCTGGGCGCAGCCGGGCGCAGACTCGGTGCCCTCGTACAACCACTCCCCGGTGTCTCCGCGCTTCACCTTCTCCACCAGCCCACCTATGTCCTCCGGGGTGGCCGCGGCCCGGGAGACAGCAGCCTCTTACGCCAGCCCGCTAAACATCTCTGCGAACGGCAGGGAGCACTACGGAGCCCGGGGCCTCAGCGGGTCGTACCACAGCCCGTACACGGCCTACATGAGCCCGAACATGGGCGGGACGTGGCCGGCGTCCCCTTTCGATAGCCAGGTCCTCCACGGTCTCCAAACCGGTGCTACTCCAACACGGCATCCAAACATAG ATTTGTTCGATGACTTTGCCGAGGGCCGAGAGTGCGTGAACTGTGGGGCGATGTCGACCCCCCTCTGGAGGCGGGACGGCACCGGCCACTATCTGTGCAACGCCTGTGGGCTGTACCACAAGATGAACGGCATCAACAGGCCACTCATCAAACCCCAGCGACGACTG TCTGCCTCGAGAAGGGTGGGCCTGTCCTGCACCAACTgtcacaccaccaccaccaccctgtGGAGACGAAACGCAGAGGGCGAGCCGGTCTGCAACGCCTGCGGCCTCTACATGAAACTTCACGGG GTACCACGACCCCTGGCTATGAAGAAAGAGGGGATCCAGACCCGCAAACGCAAACCCAAGAACCTCAACAAGTCCCAAACCG GGACTCCAGGCTGTGAGGGGACTCCAGTCACACCCAGTAGCACTCCCCGCAACGCCACTGGCAGCATCAGCAGCGGTGGCAGCACAGAGGAGCCTCgtcagataaaaacagaacCGGAGGCTCACAGCTTGTTCACACACCACAGCACACATTCACAG ATCTCAGCACTGCCGGCCTACATGGCAGCTCAAGGTGGAGCCATTCCTCTCAAGATGTCCCCCGGGGGCCACAGTGGATCTTCTGGAGCCAAAGCTGAGCCGTGGAGCAGCCTAATCCTGGCTTAG